In the Populus trichocarpa isolate Nisqually-1 chromosome 1, P.trichocarpa_v4.1, whole genome shotgun sequence genome, one interval contains:
- the LOC7455792 gene encoding galactoside 2-alpha-L-fucosyltransferase produces the protein MGVSQMERLGFGSNRFPKMVVSFLIAFFLLYMLSMAYRSSTFDLIGEFAKAHVTGEMAGNVSRASESEDKHSSHPERVVVDKLLGGLLAPGFDEESCISRYQSSLCRRVSPHKPSSYLASKLRKYEELHKRCGPHTESYNRTLKELSSSHINGTTDCNYVVWTPANGLGNRIISMASSFLYAVLTNRVLLVDHGTDMANIFCEPFPNTSWLLPMDFPLSNQFYGLQSGNVHSYGQLLKNNNMNISTVSQPPPFLYLYLSYNYDEYEKLFYQDQNQGFLQNVPWLILKSDQYFAPYLFLIPSFQQELDKLFPDKETVFHHLVRYLFHPSNQAWGLITRFYQSYLASAEQRIGLQVRVFNRKASPIKVVLEQILGCVQKEKLLPQVDEEKHIAPPSKNKTSRAITIASLYPEYYESIKNVYWMRPTVNGDVIGVYQPSHEEAQQFGNNIHNIKAWAEINILSLSDVLVTSSWSTFGYVAQGLGGLKPWILYVPTGGQTNDQPCPRAMSMEPCFHFPPNYYQNAGTRRRLDTVSPVPHIRQCEDASTGIKLVND, from the exons ATGGGAGTTTCTCAAATGGAAAGATTAGGATTTGGTTCAAATAGGTTTCCAAAAATGGTGGTTTCATTTTTGATAGCTTTCTTTCTGCTATACATGCTCTCCATGGCTTACAGAAGCTCAACTTTTGATCTAATTGGGGAATTTGCCAAAGCTCATGTCACTGGAGAAATGGCTGGAAATGTTAGTAGAGCCTCAG AGTCGGAAGACAAACATTCATCTCACCCTGAAAGGGTGGTTGTTGATAAATTGCTTGGTGGACTTCTGGCTCCAGGATTTGATGAAGAATCATGCATAAGCAGGTACCAATCGAGCTTGTGTCGCAGAGTTTCACCTCATAAGCCCTCTTCCTATCTTGCATCGAAGCTGCGTAAATACGAAGAGCTTCATAAGCGCTGCGGACCTCACACTGAATCCTACAATAGAACCCTGAAAGAATTGAGTTCTAGCCATATCAATGGTACTACAGACTGCAATTACGTTGTTTGGACGCCTGCTAATGGCTTGGGGAATAGGATTATTAGCATGGCTTCATCATTTCTGTATGCTGTCCTCACTAACAGAGTCCTACTTGTCGATCATGGAACTGACATGGCTAATATCTTCTGTGAGCCGTTTCCAAATACATCATGGTTACTGCCCATGGATTTCCCTCTCAGTAATCAATTCTACGGCTTGCAATCAGGAAATGTTCATAGTTATGGGCAGCTGCTAAAGAATAACAACATGAACATCTCAACTGTGTCGCAGCCACCGCCATTTCTTTATCTATATCTATCTTACAACTATGATGAATACGAGAAGCTTTTTTACCAGGATCAAAACCAGGGTTTTCTCCAAAACGTCCCTTGGTTGATTCTGAAGTCAGACCAATACTTTGCGCCTTACCTCTTCTTGATCCCATCTTTCCAGCAAGAACTAGACAAATTATTTCCTGATAAGGAGACTGTTTTTCACCACTTGGTTCGCTATCTTTTCCATCCTTCAAATCAAGCCTGGGGACTAATCACCAGATTCTATCAGTCTTACCTGGCCAGTGCAGAGCAGAGAATTGGTCTTCAAGTAAGAGTATTCAATAGAAAAGCGAGTCCAATTAAAGTTGTTCTGGAGCAGATACTAGGCTGCGTTCAAAAAGAAAAGCTGCTGCCTCAAGTAGACGAGGAAAAACATATAGCTCCTCCATCAAAAAACAAGACCTCAAGAGCTATTACCATAGCATCATTATATCCAGAATACTACGAAAGCATAAAGAACGTGTATTGGATGAGACCAACTGTAAATGGTGATGTTATTGGGGTTTACCAGCCAAGTCATGAAGAGGCTCAACAATTTGGGAACAACATCCACAACATCAAGGCATGGGCTGAAATAAACATCCTAAGTTTGAGTGATGTTTTGGTGACTAGTTCTTGGTCTACTTTTGGCTATGTAGCTCAAGGTCTAGGAGGATTGAAACCATGGATTCTATATGTTCCTACCGGTGGCCAAACGAATGACCAGCCGTGTCCACGAGCCATGTCTATGGAGCCATGTTTTCATTTTCCTCCTAATTATTACCAAAATGCAGGTACCAGACGGAGACTTGACACTGTTTCCCCAGTTCCTCATATCAGGCAGTGTGAGGATGCAAGCACGGGAATAAAGCTTGTTAATGATTAA
- the LOC7476826 gene encoding ribonuclease MRP protein subunit POP4 isoform X1: protein MATDQRKRTMDALERRFAVAKAELVQQQQKKHKVTHHEGHRKENNNAASTSLHRADAPKTPSSSLSKKGSSFFFGYTPSQDPEENGLAYSQLPQAAHENLLTTGVKFESKKGSVVDKILHELFQHGDASQKYMQGSRNIKIDNWILLDNYVPSKSTGSQTRASQSNPKHSRRHMSMKQHKKLGMFNLPQDLQKFDVYKPMHEIWKDYMMQLLKKTGRNELPKCLLSADLHGAAILVADCKIKSFTGISGIMIRETAETFGIITQDSKLKVVPKKLSVFIFQIDCWKITMLGDKLSSRNSGL, encoded by the exons ATGGCGACGGATCAAAGGAAAAGGACAATGGATGCATTGGAGAGAAGGTTTGCTGTTGCAAAAGCTGAGTTGGTTCAACAACAGCAAAAGAAACACAAAGTAACACATCATGAGGGACAtaggaaagaaaataacaatgcaGCCTCTACTTCATTGCATCGAGCGGATGCACCGAAGACTCCTTCCAGTAGCTTGTCGAAGAAAG GGAGTTCTTTTTTCTTCGGCTACACTCCATCTCAAG ATCCAGAAGAAAATGGCTTAGCATATTCACAGCTCCCCCAAGCTGCACACGAAAACCTGTTGACGACTGGCGTCAAG TTCGAGAGTAAAAAGGGGAGTGTGGTCGACAAGATTTTGCACGAGCTTTTTCAGCACGGTGATGCTTCTCAGAAGTACATGCAGGGATCCAGAAACATAAAGATTGATAACTGGATCCTTCTTGATAATTATGTACCAAGCAAATCTACTGGTTCTCAGACTAGAGCTTCACAATCCAACCCAAAGCATTCGAGAAGGCACATGTCTATGAAGCAACATAAAAAACTTGGGATGTTTAATTTGCCTCAAGATCTCCAAAA ATTTGATGTTTATAAGCCAATGCATGAGATATGGAAAGACTATATGATGCAGCTTCTCAAGAAAACTGG GAGGAACGAGTTGCCCAAATGTCTTCTGAGTGCAGATCTACATGGCGCTGCTATTCTAG TTGCTGACTGTAAGATAAAATCATTCACTGGAATTAGTGGTATTATGATTCGTGAAACTGCAGAAACATTTGGGATAATCACACAAGACAGCAAATTGAAAG TTGTGCCCAAAAAGTTGTccgtttttatatttcaaattgattGCTGGAAGATCACAATGCTTGGGGACAAGCTCTCTTCAAGAAACTCAGGCTTGTGA
- the LOC7476826 gene encoding ribonuclease MRP protein subunit POP4 isoform X2 encodes MATDQRKRTMDALERRFAVAKAELVQQQQKKHKVTHHEGHRKENNNAASTSLHRADAPKTPSSSLSKKGSSFFFGYTPSQDPEENGLAYSQLPQAAHENLLTTGVKFESKKGSVVDKILHELFQHGDASQKYMQGSRNIKIDNWILLDNYVPSKSTGSQTRASQSNPKHSRRHMSMKQHKKLGMFNLPQDLQKFDVYKPMHEIWKDYMMQLLKKTGRNELPKCLLSADLHGAAILVADCKIKSFTGISGIMIRETAETFGIITQDSKLKVNGDDVHNVKV; translated from the exons ATGGCGACGGATCAAAGGAAAAGGACAATGGATGCATTGGAGAGAAGGTTTGCTGTTGCAAAAGCTGAGTTGGTTCAACAACAGCAAAAGAAACACAAAGTAACACATCATGAGGGACAtaggaaagaaaataacaatgcaGCCTCTACTTCATTGCATCGAGCGGATGCACCGAAGACTCCTTCCAGTAGCTTGTCGAAGAAAG GGAGTTCTTTTTTCTTCGGCTACACTCCATCTCAAG ATCCAGAAGAAAATGGCTTAGCATATTCACAGCTCCCCCAAGCTGCACACGAAAACCTGTTGACGACTGGCGTCAAG TTCGAGAGTAAAAAGGGGAGTGTGGTCGACAAGATTTTGCACGAGCTTTTTCAGCACGGTGATGCTTCTCAGAAGTACATGCAGGGATCCAGAAACATAAAGATTGATAACTGGATCCTTCTTGATAATTATGTACCAAGCAAATCTACTGGTTCTCAGACTAGAGCTTCACAATCCAACCCAAAGCATTCGAGAAGGCACATGTCTATGAAGCAACATAAAAAACTTGGGATGTTTAATTTGCCTCAAGATCTCCAAAA ATTTGATGTTTATAAGCCAATGCATGAGATATGGAAAGACTATATGATGCAGCTTCTCAAGAAAACTGG GAGGAACGAGTTGCCCAAATGTCTTCTGAGTGCAGATCTACATGGCGCTGCTATTCTAG TTGCTGACTGTAAGATAAAATCATTCACTGGAATTAGTGGTATTATGATTCGTGAAACTGCAGAAACATTTGGGATAATCACACAAGACAGCAAATTGAAAG TGAATGGGGATGATGTGCACAATGTGAAGGTCTAG
- the LOC7476827 gene encoding LOW QUALITY PROTEIN: probable fucosyltransferase 8 (The sequence of the model RefSeq protein was modified relative to this genomic sequence to represent the inferred CDS: deleted 1 base in 1 codon) — protein sequence MEIFEVAKDKLGLGSKRYTTLLFACSVALPVSLMILIVYQNQLFHLTGGLAKAEKSRNVTALNVDSKNDSSPPAIIPDGRLHNGNLPPGFGNGTSSENNSLRHTSGTDKQLNGTMAPGFWIESGSRNGSFGNETSSKNNSLPHPSGPDEKQLNGTLAPGFRKESGSRNYSENDSLLNTSRPNVKQLNETLDPGFRKESGSRNDSSQGNRMPDENKLLDGLLAPGFDERSCASRYQSFLFRKTSLHKPSSYLLSKLRRYEDIHKRCGPHSKSYHKALKRLKSSHGSSGGCKYIVWIPANGLGNRMLSMAATFLYALLTNRVLLVNHKTDMANLFCEPFLNTSWLLPEDFPLRNHFGRSKHGYAHSFGSMLNKSITNTSMEPPEPYLDLNLALGGYDQLAFCDENQALLQKIPWLILLSDQYFVPSLFMIPSFNREISKLFPEKETVFYHLGHYLFHPSNQVWGLITRFYQAYLAKADERIGLQIRVYHDKTTPFQTVMDQILDCVLKEKLLPEVADTQEPAPPPSRNQTSKAILITSLYSKYYENMKNMYWTRPTVTGEVISVYQPSHEEYQHFGDNTHNMKAWADIYLLSLCDVLVTSTSSTFGYVAHGLAGLKPWIWRMGNKNPACQRAISMEPCCHFPLSYDCKTRIEVNAATLVPNTMHCEDRKNGLKLVDEHGELLLIVNTFLPLPKYYGLVYQQRKSPGTAS from the exons ATGGAAATTTTTGAAGTAGCGAAGGATAAATTAGGGCTTGGTTCCAAGAGATACACAACATTGTTATTTGCGTGTTCCGTTGCTTTGCCTGTGTCTCTCATGATCTTGATTGTGTATCAGAATCAGCTGTTTCATCTAACTGGAGGGTTAGCTAAAGCTGAAAAATCTCGAAATGTTACAGCATTGAATGTTG ATTCGAAAAATGATTCTTCACCTCCTGCCATCATTCCTGATGGAAGACTGCATAACGGGAATTTGCCTCCTGGATTTGGCAATGGAACTAGTTCAGAAAATAATTCCTTGCGGCATACTAGCGGGACTGATAAGCAGCTTAATGGAACCATGGCTCCAGGATTTTGGATAGAATCAGGTTCAAGGAATGGTTCCTTCGGCAATGAAActagttcaaaaaataattccttGCCGCATCCCAGCGGGCCTGATGAGAAGCAGCTTAATGGAACTTTGGCTCCAGGATTCCGGAAAGAATCAGGTTCAAGAAATTATTCAGAAAATGATTCCTTGCTGAATACCAGCAGGCCTAATGTCAAGCAGCTTAATGAAACTTTGGATCCAGGATTTCGGAAAGAATCAGGTTCAAGAAATGATTCCTCTCAGGGTAACAGAATGCctgatgaaaataaattgctCGATGGACTTCTGGCTCCTGGATTTGATGAAAGATCTTGCGCAAGTAGGTATCAGTCTTTCCTATTTCGCAAAACTTCACTCCATAAGCCCTCTTCCTATCTCCTTTCAAAACTACGTAGGTACGAAGATATCCATAAACGTTGTGGACCTCATTCCAAATCATACCACAAAGCCCTTAAAAGACTCAAATCTAGCCATGGTAGCAGTGGAGGATGTAAATACATTGTCTGGATTCCTGCTAATGGCTTAGGAAACAGGATGCTAAGCATGGCTGCGACATTTCTTTATGCTCTCCTTACAAACCGAGTCCTACTTGTTAATCATAAAACTGATATGGCCAATCTCTTTTGCGAGCCATTTCTAAATACATCATGGCTGTTACCCGAGGACTTTCCCCTCAGGAATCATTTTGGCAGGTCTAAACATGGATATGCCCACAGCTTTGGCAGCATGCTAAACAAAAGTATTACCAACACTTCAATGGAGCCACCAGAACCATATCTTGATCTTAATCTAGCTCTCGGTGGTTATGATCAATTAGCTTTCTGTGATGAAAACCAGGCTCTTCTCCAAAAAATTCCTTGGTTGATACTTCTATCAGATCAATATTTTGTCCCTTCTTTATTCATGATCCCATCTTTCAATCGAGAGATAAGCAAATTGTTCCCAGAAAAGGAAACTGTGTTCTACCATTTAGGCCACTATCTTTTCCACCCCTCAAATCAGGTATGGGGACTGATCACTAGGTTCTACCAGGCTTATCTAGCCAAGGCAGATGAGAGGATTGGGCTCCAAATAAGAGTATATCATGATAAGACAACTCCTTTTCAAACTGTTATGGATCAAATTTTAGATTGTGTCTTGAAGGAAAAACTCCTGCCAGAAGTAGCAGATACACAAGAACCTGCCCCTCCTCCATCAAGAAATCAGACTTCAAAAGCTATTCTAATAACATCCTTGTATTCCAAGTACTATGAGAACATGAAAAACATGTATTGGACAAGACCAACTGTGACAGGTGAAGTCATTAGTGTTTACCAACCAAGCCACGAGGAGTACCAACATTTTGGAGATAATACGCACAACATGAAGGCATGGGCGGATATATATCTACTTAGTTTGTGTGATGTACTGGTGACAAGCACTTCGTCTACTTTTGGCTATGTTGCTCATGGTTTAGCAGGTTTGAAGCCATGGATTTGGCGGATGGGGAATAAAAATCCAGCTTGTCAGCGAGCCATATCAATGGAGCCATGTTGTCATTTTCCTTTGAGTTATGATTGTAAGACGAGGATTGAAGTCAATGCTGCTACTCTTGTTCCTAATACAATGCATTGCGAGGATCGAAAGAACGGATTAAAGCTGGTT GATGAACATGGAGAATTGCTGCT aATTGTAAACACATTTCTTCCTCTGCCAAAATACTACGGTCTCGTATACCAGCAAAGGAAATCCCCAGGCACAGCTAGCTAG
- the LOC7455791 gene encoding protein ELC-like, with the protein MVPPPPNHQAIQQFLSSVLSQRGPSALPYTEDTKWLIRQHLVSLTSTFPSLEPKTATFTHNDGRTVNLLQADGTVPMTFESVTYNIPVIIWLIESYPRHPPCVYVNPTRDMVIKRSHSFVNPSGLVAVPYLQNWIYPSSNLVDLARELSMIFGRDPPLFSQRPRPSPNPSYHPNQSSLTNSSTFGSVGSGYPRQMVRPPQYPPPSPPYGGGEGKAGTEDAAEVFKRNVINKLVENVHGDMLLLRKTRESEMENLFSAQAVLRRREEEINKGLKEMRDEMEGLESQLQVVLMNTDVLEAWVRQNEGKVKGGMEDIDVDKAFECVDVLSKQMLECTAADMAIEDVVYSLDKAVQEGAMPFVQYLRNVRLLSREQFFNRATAAKVRAAQMQAQVASMAARAPRYAS; encoded by the coding sequence ATGGTTCCTCCACCACCAAACCACCAAGCAATCCAACAATTCCTCTCCTCCGTCCTCTCCCAACGCGGCCCTTCCGCCCTCCCTTACACGGAAGACACCAAATGGCTCATCCGTCAACACCTCGTCTCCCTGACCTCCACTTTCCCTTCCCTCGAACCCAAAACTGCTACCTTCACTCACAACGACGGCCGCACCGTCAATCTTCTCCAAGCAGACGGCACCGTTCCTATGACTTTCGAATCTGTCACTTATAACATCCCTGTTATTATCTGGCTTATCGAATCTTACCCTCGTCACCCTCCTTGTGTTTACGTCAATCCCACGCGCGACATGGTCATCAAAAGATCCCATTCTTTTGTTAATCCATCGGGCCTCGTTGCGGTCCCTTATTTGCAGAATTGGATCTACCCCAGTTCTAATTTGGTTGATTTGGCTCGCGAAttgagcatgatttttgggagGGATCCTCCTCTTTTTTCTCAGCGTCCTCGCCCTAGCCCCAATCCCAGTTATCATCCGAATCAATCGAGTTTGACGAACTCGTCGACTTTTGGATCAGTGGGAAGTGGGTATCCGAGGCAGATGGTCAGGCCACCACAGTATCCACCACCGTCGCCTCCGTACGGTGGTGGGGAGGGGAAGGCGGGAACGGAGGACGCGGCGGAGGTTTTTAAAAGGAATGTGATTAATAAGCTTGTGGAGAATGTTCATGGGGACATGTTGCTGCTGAGGAAAACGAGGGAGTCGGAGATGGAAAACTTGTTCAGCGCTCAAGCTGTGTTGAGGAGGAGAGAGGAGGAGATTAATAAAGGGTTGAAAGAAATGAGAGATGAAATGGAAGGGTTGGAGTCGCAATTGCAAGTTGTTTTGATGAATACGGATGTTTTGGAGGCGTGGGTTAGGCAAAACGAGGGGAAGGTGAAAGGGGGTATGGAGGACATTGATGTGGATAAGGCTTTTGAGTGTGTGGATGTTTTGTCGAAGCAGATGTTGGAGTGTACGGCAGCGGATATGGCGATTGAGGATGTGGTTTATTCGTTAGATAAAGCGGTGCAAGAAGGGGCAATGCCGTTTGTTCAATATTTGAGGAACGTGAGGTTGCTGTCTAGAGAGCAGTTTTTTAACAGAGCTACCGCAGCGAAAGTTAGGGCTGCACAAATGCAGGCTCAGGTTGCTAGTATGGCTGCTAGGGCACCACGTTATGCTAGCTGA